The following proteins come from a genomic window of Candidatus Bipolaricaulis sibiricus:
- a CDS encoding 2-amino-3-ketobutyrate coenzyme A ligase → MGKYDFITAELAELKAQGLYNTIRTIGSSVGAWTVVDGKRVLNMCSNNYLGFANEPRMREAAKEAIDRYGVGPAAVRSIAGTMALHVEFERKLAQFKGVEAALSLQSGFCANLAAIPALVGAGHALFTDELNHASIIDGCRLTKADRVIYPHRDVDALRKALAEKKDVPRKLIVTDGVFSMDGDLAPLPAIVEVAEEFGAMVMVDDAHGEGVVGAHGRGIVDHFKLHGRVDLEMGTLSKAFGVVGGYLAGKAEVIEYLRQRARPFLFSSAVTPADVAACMAAVDILHESDAPVRKLWDNARYFKAKMVELGFDVGVSETPITPVMLGEATTAWQFSKELFAEDVFAQAIVFPTVPRGKARIRVMVSAAHTRDDLDLALAKSAKVGRKLGVI, encoded by the coding sequence ATGGGAAAGTACGACTTCATCACCGCCGAGCTCGCCGAGCTCAAGGCGCAGGGCCTCTACAACACGATCCGCACGATCGGGAGTTCCGTCGGCGCGTGGACCGTGGTGGACGGGAAGCGGGTCCTCAACATGTGCTCGAACAACTATCTCGGGTTCGCGAACGAGCCGCGGATGCGCGAGGCCGCCAAGGAGGCCATCGACCGCTACGGGGTCGGGCCGGCGGCGGTGCGGTCCATCGCGGGGACGATGGCCCTTCACGTCGAGTTCGAGCGAAAGCTAGCCCAGTTCAAGGGCGTCGAGGCGGCGCTCTCTCTCCAGTCGGGGTTCTGCGCGAACCTCGCCGCGATCCCGGCCTTGGTGGGCGCCGGCCACGCCCTGTTCACCGACGAGCTCAACCACGCCTCGATCATCGACGGCTGCCGGCTGACAAAGGCCGACCGCGTGATCTACCCCCATCGGGACGTGGACGCCCTGCGCAAGGCCCTCGCCGAGAAGAAGGACGTCCCGCGCAAGCTCATCGTGACCGACGGCGTGTTCTCGATGGACGGGGACCTCGCCCCGCTGCCGGCGATCGTCGAGGTCGCCGAAGAGTTCGGGGCGATGGTGATGGTCGACGACGCCCATGGGGAGGGCGTCGTGGGGGCCCACGGCCGGGGGATCGTCGACCACTTCAAGCTCCACGGCCGGGTGGATCTCGAGATGGGCACCCTCTCCAAGGCGTTCGGGGTCGTGGGCGGGTACCTCGCGGGGAAGGCGGAGGTCATCGAGTACCTTCGGCAGCGGGCCCGGCCGTTCCTGTTCTCGAGCGCGGTCACCCCCGCCGACGTCGCGGCGTGCATGGCGGCCGTGGACATTCTCCACGAGAGCGACGCCCCGGTGCGCAAGCTGTGGGACAACGCCCGCTACTTCAAGGCGAAGATGGTCGAGCTTGGGTTCGACGTCGGTGTCTCCGAGACCCCGATCACGCCGGTCATGCTCGGGGAGGCGACGACAGCGTGGCAGTTCTCGAAGGAACTCTTTGCTGAGGATGTATTCGCGCAGGCGATCGTGTTCCCCACCGTTCCGCGGGGCAAGGCACGGATTCGGGTGATGGTGTCCGCCGCGCACACGCGGGACGACCTCGACCTGGCGCTTGCCAAGTCTGCCAAGGTCGGCAGGAAGCTCGGGGTGATCTGA